The genomic window CCGTCCCGCGGCGGTCGAGGCCGCCGCGGAGTAGCCGCCGCGGCTCAGCTGCGCCAGCGCAGCGTGGTCAGCTTGACCGGATTGGCGAACGGCCGTCCCTCCTGGGCGGCCGTCTGCCATTCGCGCTTCAGGCGGAAGTACCACTTGGCCTGGGTGTCGGCGTCGTTGATCAGCATCAGGGCCGGGTTGTGCGACAGGCCCTCCTGTTGCTTCACCACCACCTGCTTGTCCTGGTCGAGGAAGCGCGAGGCGAACAGGCTCAGCACCGGCTTCAGCGCCGACAGCCACGGGATCGTCCAGTAGAAGATCTGGTGCAGCTCTGTCTCGCGCGCGTTGATCGGGGTGACGGCGGTCAGCCCCACCACGGTGTGGCGGCCGGCCTTCATATGCTCGATGCGGATCGACGGCAGCTGGAAGCTGATCTCGGTGCTGATTTCGCCGCCCAGGATCTTGTAGCCGGCCGAGTTCTTCGACGGCGCGTGGCGGACCATGGCGAAGCCGCGCTCGGTCGGCGCGAAGTCCTTCGCCTTGGCGTGGATCGAGCGGCCGGACCGCCACCACCACGCCCGGTGCACGAACGGCCCGTGCGCCGGGTCCATCAGGCCGATGACGGCGTGGTCGACATGGCAGGGGAAATGCACCCGCTTGATCATCCGCGGGCGGGCGTCGGCGGCAACCGGTACCGCGGGCGGCGCGATCGCCGGCTCCACGCCTGGCGCGTCGACATAGACCCAGATGCAGCCGGCACTCTCGCTGACCGGATAGCGGCGCACCCTGATCTTCTCCAGGTCCATTGCCTGGCCCTCGACCAGCGACGGGATCAGGCTGCAGGCGCCCGATGCGCCGAACTGCCAGCCGTGATAGGGGCACTCCACCTGGTCGCCGACCATGCGGCCGTGCCGCAGCGGGATGCCGCGGTGCGGGCAGATGTCGCGCAGGGCGTAGACCGTGCCGTCGGGCTGGCGGGCGAACACGATCGGCTCGCCGACAAGTGTCTTGCCGGCGATGCGGCCCGGCGCCAGGTCTCGCGACGGCATGGCGAAGTACCACAGACCCTTCAGCAGCGCGTCCGGGTTGATCGGTTCCTCGGGCTTGCGGCCGGCCGTGCGTGCGGGAGGGGAAAAGTCGTTCATGGCGGTCGGGCGCAGTCCTGCTCGCGCGTCGCGTCGGGGCTCAGCCCGGATGATGCGCGCTTCCGCTATCCTGTTCGCGCGGCAAAGCGACGCGCTGGGATTCCGACAGCCGCGCCTCGCGCCGGGCGATATACAGCGTGCTGCCGACGATGATCAACCCGCCGGTGAGCGTCCATTCGTCTGGCCATTCGCCGAACACCACGATGCCGACGGCGACCGCATAGATCATCTTGATGTAGTCGAACGGCGCCACCGCGGTGGCCTCGCCCACGGTATAGGCCCGCACCACGCAGGCCTGTCCGGCGGCGCCGAGGGCGCCGACCAGGATCAGCAGGCCCCAATCGAGCAGCGTCGGCGCTTGCCAGACCAGGGCGGCCGGGATCGAGATCGCGCTGGTCGAGACGACGCCGAACCAGGCCAGCGAGGTCAGCGTCGATTCGCTGCGGGTCAAGATCTTGACCAGCGTCGCCGACACCGAGACGAACATGGTGCCGGCCACCACCACCAGCGACGCGACCTCGATCGTGCCCTGGCCCGGCCGCAGCATGACGATCACGCCGACGAAGCCGATCGCCGTCGCGGTCCAACGCCGCCAGCGCACGGTCTCGCCGAGGAACAGCACCGCCATGACGATCAGGAACAGCGGCAGGCCGAAGCCGATCGCGGTCACGTCGGCCAGCGGCAGATTGGCCAGGCCATAGAACATGCAGAACATGGCGCAGACGCCGATCAGCGCGCGGGCGAAGTGCATGCCCAGCCGCTTGGTCCGAAACGCTTGCAGGCCGTGCGGCAGGATCAACGGCAGCAGCACGGCGAACCCGAACAGGCAGCGGAAGAACGCCACCTGGAACGGGTCGTAGCGGTGGCCGAGGTCCTTGACCAGGCTGCCCATCGCGGTGAACAGCACGCCGCTGACCATCATCCAGACGGCGCCGCGGACATTGTCCGGCAGCGCAAGCCAGTACGCCGTCGCGTCCTTGCGCGCGGTTTGGATCGAGTTGCCGGACATCGAATCCCAGTCTCGGCCGCTGCCGCGGAAATCGCACCGCGTGGCGCGGGACGCGGCGACGGCACGCCTATCTGCTGCGTCAGCTTATGGTAGAAGTCGGCGGAGTGCGAAGAGGAGATTAGCGCAGATGGCTCCCACGGCAATGTCCCAGCGCCTGTGGACGCCCGACGCACGGCGCATCGCCGAGGCGCAGATGACGGCCTTTCGCACGGTCGCGGCGGCGACGGCCGGCCGCGACCTGCCCGACTATGCGGCGCTGCATCGCTGGACGGTGGCGGACCCCGGCGCCTTCTGGCGGCTGTGGTGGGAGCGGGCCGGCGTGGTCGGCAACGGGCCGGGCGGCGTGTCGCTGCGCGACGGCGAACGCATGCCCGGCGCGGCGTTCTTTCCCGAGGCGCAGGTGAATTTCGCGGAGAACCTGCTGCGGCGCGACGACGACGGCGACGCCATCGTGTTCTGGGGCGAGGACATGGTGCGCCGCAATCTCAGCTGGCGCGGCCTCAACGCCGAGGTCGCCGCGCTGGCGGCGGCATTGCGGGCCGACGGCGTCGTGGCCGGCGACCGGGTGGCGGGTTATCTGCCGAACATGTCGGAGACGGTCGTTGCCATGCTGGCGGCGGCGAGCATCGGCGCGATCTGGTCGTCCTGCTCGCCGGATTTCGGCCCGGCCGGGGTGATCGACCGTTTCGGGCAGATCGCGCCGAAGGTGCTGATCGCCGCCGACGGCTACTGGTACGGCGGCAAGCGGTTCGACTGCCTGGCCAAGGTGCGGCAGATCACCCCCAGCCTGAAAGGACTGCGCCGCGTCGTGGTGGTCGGCTATGCCGGCTCGGACACCGAGGCCGACGGCGCTGCCAATGCGGTGTGGTGGGACGACTATCTCGATGCCCATGCCGGTGCCGACCACGCCTTCGTGCGCCTGCCTTTCAACGCGCCGCAGTTCATCCTGTATTCCTCCGGCACCACCGGCGTGCCGAAATGCATCGTCCATGGCGTTGGCGGTACGCTGTTGCAGCACCTGAAGGAACACCGGCTGCACAGCGACATCCGCGCCGGCGACCGGGTGTTCTACTTCACCACCTGCGGCTGG from Alphaproteobacteria bacterium includes these protein-coding regions:
- a CDS encoding aromatic ring-hydroxylating dioxygenase subunit alpha, with the protein product MNDFSPPARTAGRKPEEPINPDALLKGLWYFAMPSRDLAPGRIAGKTLVGEPIVFARQPDGTVYALRDICPHRGIPLRHGRMVGDQVECPYHGWQFGASGACSLIPSLVEGQAMDLEKIRVRRYPVSESAGCIWVYVDAPGVEPAIAPPAVPVAADARPRMIKRVHFPCHVDHAVIGLMDPAHGPFVHRAWWWRSGRSIHAKAKDFAPTERGFAMVRHAPSKNSAGYKILGGEISTEISFQLPSIRIEHMKAGRHTVVGLTAVTPINARETELHQIFYWTIPWLSALKPVLSLFASRFLDQDKQVVVKQQEGLSHNPALMLINDADTQAKWYFRLKREWQTAAQEGRPFANPVKLTTLRWRS
- a CDS encoding DMT family transporter; the encoded protein is MSGNSIQTARKDATAYWLALPDNVRGAVWMMVSGVLFTAMGSLVKDLGHRYDPFQVAFFRCLFGFAVLLPLILPHGLQAFRTKRLGMHFARALIGVCAMFCMFYGLANLPLADVTAIGFGLPLFLIVMAVLFLGETVRWRRWTATAIGFVGVIVMLRPGQGTIEVASLVVVAGTMFVSVSATLVKILTRSESTLTSLAWFGVVSTSAISIPAALVWQAPTLLDWGLLILVGALGAAGQACVVRAYTVGEATAVAPFDYIKMIYAVAVGIVVFGEWPDEWTLTGGLIIVGSTLYIARREARLSESQRVALPREQDSGSAHHPG